One Candidatus Poribacteria bacterium genomic window carries:
- a CDS encoding site-specific DNA-methyltransferase gives MAKYSATSHGTNLLKDMLGENEFLFPKSIYLVEDCLRVSSLGENGIVLDYFGGSGTTAHATINLNRQDDGKRKYILIEMGHHFDTVLKPRIKKAVYAEKWKETKPVSRESRLSYIIKYQRIESYEDALNNIEFTERENSLFEEQLLSYLLGNETRDSHTFLNVAELQNPFNYQLNIVKDMQTQKQSVDLPETFNYLLGISVKTRQCLYD, from the coding sequence ATGGCAAAATACTCAGCGACATCACATGGAACTAATCTTTTAAAAGACATGCTCGGTGAAAATGAATTCTTGTTTCCTAAATCCATCTATCTTGTTGAAGATTGCCTCCGCGTTTCTTCTCTTGGCGAAAACGGTATTGTGTTGGATTATTTTGGAGGTTCCGGCACCACCGCCCATGCCACTATCAACCTGAACCGCCAAGATGACGGCAAACGTAAATACATCCTCATTGAAATGGGACATCATTTTGACACTGTCCTCAAACCGCGTATAAAGAAAGCTGTCTATGCCGAAAAATGGAAAGAAACCAAACCTGTTTCTCGTGAGAGTCGTCTCTCTTATATCATTAAATACCAACGCATCGAATCCTATGAAGACGCACTCAACAATATTGAATTTACCGAACGCGAAAATTCGCTCTTTGAAGAGCAGTTGCTTAGTTATCTATTGGGAAACGAAACCCGCGACAGCCATACATTTTTGAACGTTGCTGAACTTCAAAACCCGTTTAACTATCAACTCAACATCGTTAAAGATATGCAGACGCAGAAACAGTCTGTCGATTTACCTGAAACTTTCAATTATCTTCTTGGAATCTCTGTCAAAACCCGTCAATGTTTGTATGATG